The genomic region GTTCGAACCTGGTGGGCATGGGCGTCGTTCCCTTCGTGCTGGACGAAGGCACGACCTGGCAGTCGCTGGGACTGAACGGCGATGAAACCGTTACCATTGAGGGAATCGAGAACGTCAAACCCCGCCAGCGGCTGGAAGCGGTCATTACCTTCGCCGACGGCAAGGTGAAGAAGGTGCCGGTGACCTGCCGCATCGATACCGCCGAGGAGATCGGTTATGTGAACCATGGCGGGATTTTGCACTACGTCCTGCGCAATCTGAACAAGGCAGCCTAGAGTGTGTCTTGTTTGGCTGGAAGCAGTTTGAATGGATGGATTTTTCGCCTCTGGCAAGGAGAAGACCACAGCAGGATGTTTATCCATCCTGCGAGGATTTCGACGAAGCCCGAGCGGAAAAGACGCCACAGGTGATGCAATACCATGTTGAATACCTTTTGTTCTGCAATCGCCTGAACCTGGTTCCCGGCGTTCAAACGATTCCATCCAACCAGGACACGCTCTAGGTTTACAATCCACGGAGTGCAAAAATATCTATTGATTTTGAAGGGCGGGGGAACCCGCCCTTTTTCTTTTCAAACAACTGATTTTACTACATTCAGGGCGGTCGGTAAGTCTGCCGGGATCGCCTGAAAACCCTTACGTGACGGAATATTTGCGCGTTTGCGTTACGTTTTTCTCACCGTTATTTGAATTTTGTTTGAACGGTCTTTCCCCTACCTAAATAAGGAACATTGCCGTGTGAGCAGCTTTGCAGCCGCCGGGCAAGCCGAACAGGAACTTTATCGATGCAGGGAAATGACAGAACAGACGGGCCGCGCCCCATGGCCGGGCGCCTTGCAGCCATGACGCTGGCGGCTGTACTTACTGCCGTATCGGGCGCAAACGCCCTTGCTGTCGAGTTTATCACGCCAAAGGCAGTGGTGGAACTGTTCACCAGCCAGGGCTGTTCTTCCTGTCCGCCGGCCGATGCCGCGCTTGGCGAGTTCAACGCCGGCAAGGAAATTCTCGGCCTGGCCATGCATGTCGACTACTGGGACCGTCTGGGCTGGAAGGATACCTTTGCCAGTCCGGAGAACACCGAGCGCCAGTGGCGTTATGCCGGCGCTCTGGGCGAGCGGCAGGTTTATACGCCCCAGGCCATCGTTAACGGCCGGGCCCATTTCGTCGGATCGCGCAAGGGCAACATTGTCCAGGCCGCCGAGCAGTTCTCGGATACCGGCAAGGGGCTCACGGTCCCCATTGATCTGACAACGGACGGCAATGTCATCTCCGTCTCCATCGCTCCATCGCCGGAAGCCAGGGACGCAACGCTGTACGCCATCTATTACAATTCAGAGGGTGAGGTTCATATTGAACACGGCGAAAACGCCGGGAAAACGATCACCTACTCCAACATTGTCCGCAAGATGGAAATGCTCGGCATGGCAGGGTCCGGCGGGATGGAACTGCAGTTTTCCATCCCGGACATTCGCCAGAAGGGCTTCACCGACTGCGCCCTCATCCTGCAGACCAAGACGGCAGACGGCCTGCCCGGCCCGATCATCGGTGCCAGTGTGATTTCCGGTATATAACTCCGATTACACGCCACCTGTTCGACCCGATAAAACCCCGAACAGGAACCCTGGACAAGAAAAGACCGGCAGTGTTTTCACATTGCCGGTCATTCAGTTTGGGGAAGCGTTGCCTCTTTTGTTCTGGCGCATCCGGCGGCCTTCTGGGTGGGGAGCCGCTGGTGCCGGACCCGGCCGGAATACTGGGGGCTGGGGGGGCTGGAAACCAGTATGTCCGGGCCGGGCCGTCTGAGGCAACAAGCCGAGAATTGACCCCGACCTTGGCGACAAGTGGGAGGAATTGCGGCCAAACCGTGAATTCTTTCTGCGCCGTCTGCCTGAGCGCCGGCCCTGCCCCTTGCCAAATTGCAGCGCACGACCCAAGATAACGGCAGGTTGCGTTGCAGTCGAAATCTTGGGGAAGAGGAGCGGCGACTTAATGAGCGACAATCCGGATTTGCGGGGAACCAGGCCGGGTCGTGCCGGCTTTCATTCACCTGAAGGCGGGGCCAGTACGGAAAACATCATCCGGATCGACCGAAGTACCACCACATCGAATACCGCTTCCGGCAAGATGCGGCAGGGCCAGCCGGCCATCGTTTCCTTCGACCGGCGGGAACTCGACCAGATCCTGCGCATCTACGGCTTCAAGGTGGCTGACGGCGAATGGAAAGACTATTCCATCGACATGCTGAAGGACCGTGCGGTGTTCTCGGTTTACCGCCGCGCCCACGACATGCCGCTGCACTGTATCGAGAAAGTGCCCAAGCTGGCCGCAAAGCAGGGCGCCTATGTGGTTACCGGTGCAGATGGCCGCATCCTCAAACGCGGTCACGAACTGGCAACCGTGCTGAAGGTTCTGGAAAAAAAGCGCCCGAAGCTCAGCGTGGTTTGAGTGCCAGGTTCAATCAGCTTTCAAACCGCTGCCTGAAACAGCAGGCCGGAAAGGATGGCACCACCAATCCCCAGGCCCAGATAGACCGCAAACACCCGTGCCCTGACCAGCGACCATACCGCCGCCATGGCCGGGATCGAACTGATCGCGCCGGCCACCATGAAGGCCATCGCGGCACCGGCGCTCATGCCCTGCTCGATCAGGCCTGCCAGCAGCGGCGGTGCCACATAGGAATTAAGATAGGCCGGCATGCCCACCAGCGCGGCAATGGCAATCGGCACGACGCCCTCTCCGCCAACGATACCGGCAATCAGGCTGGCGGGAACATAATGCACCAGCAGCGATTCCAGCACATAGGCCAGCGCCAGCCATTTTACCAAAAACAGAAGATTGTCCATGAACTCGGCCCGGAAGGTGCCGACGCGCCGTTCTTCCTGCCAGAACCGCCATGCCGGTGCGCCGCTGAACGGGTCTGGCCCGCAGCCACAGCCCTTGCGCCGGTATTCGCGCAACGGTTCTGAAAATCCGCCCCGCGCCATCACCAGCTTGATGATGAACCCGCCGGCAAGCCCGACGCCAACAGCTGCAACCGCCTTGCCGATGGCAAACGGCCAGCCGAGCGCAGCAGCGGTGATCAGCAGCGTCGGCGGATCGATCAGCGGCGAGGAAAGCCAGAATGCCATCACCGCAGACAATGGCGCACCGAGCGCCAGCAGGCCCGCAATGAAGGGAATAACCTCGCAGGAGCAGAACGGCGCCAGTCCGCCAAACAGGGAAGCCAGCACGATCATTCTTGTTTCGCGGCCCTTGAAGGCATTGGCAATCAGCGTTTCGGCGCCCGATGCCTTCAGATAGGCGATGGTGGCAACCGCGAACAATATGAACGGCAACGTCCCGGCAAACGCCTTCAGCGCAAACTGCGTGAACGATCCCGTCGTTTCAGGATCAAATACTGCAACCAGCAACGGCACGAGGATGGTGAGCGTCCAGGGCGTGCGCAGCGGCTCCAGCAGCGCTTTCGCCGACGGGGGTGTCTGTCCGGTAATTTCAGTCATTGCGGTTTCCCTCTTCCGAACAGCACTCGGAAAGAATGAAGGCGGCCAGCGCCTCCAATTGATCATAATTTGCCCGGCTGATGATGCTGCGCCCGGCCTTTTCCTGAACAATGAGCCGCGCATCGGCGAGCACCTTCAAATGATGCGTCAGCGTGGATGCCGGAATGCCCAGGGTCGTCTGGATTTCGCTTACCGGCCGGCCACCATGCCCTGCCTTTACCAGCGCACGCAGAACCTCAAGCCGGGCCGTCGAGCCCATGGCGGTAAATCCTTCAGAAGCGTTGTCCGGGGTCATGCGCTATCCTATAATTCGATATTTCTAGAATTATCGAATTATAGGAACTTGTCAAGCCGCCGCCGCGTCATGCCGTCTTGGTGATGGTTTCCATCCGACCGGGCAGGCTTTCAGCGTCCGGCGGCATGGCGCCACCCGCACCCAGCGGCAATTGCATCAGCACGGTATCGAGCCATTGGCCGTGCTTCCAGCCCACATCTTTAAGCGTCCCCACCATGCGGAACCCGCAGGCCGCATGCACAGCCACCGAACCGGAATTGGCGCTGTCGCCGATGACAGCGATCATCTGCCTGAAACCGGCCTTTTCGCAGATGGAAACAAGCTCCATGAGCAATGTCTTGCCGTAGCCTTTCCCCCGGGCTCGCGCGTCTAGATAGATCGAGTTCTCCACCACGAAGCGGTAGGCGGGCCGCGCCCGGTACGGCCCGGCATAAGCATAACCCTGAACCGCACCGTCTGCTTCCAGCACCAGATAGGGATAGCCCTGGCAAACAAGGGCGTCATGACGGGCAATGAGATCGTCCCGCCCCGGCACGGTGAGCTCGAAACTTGCCGTGCCATGGGCAACCGCCTCGCCATAGATGGCGGTGACGGCATCAAAATCTTTTTCCTCGGCAGGGCGGATCAGGAAGGACATGGCTGGCTCGGCAAGGGGTCTGCGCGGGGAGCCAGAAAGCACACTTTTGGTGAAGCCTCAAACAAAAACGGCGCCCGAAAGGGCGCCGTTCCGATTGCCGTGTTCGCAGCTGTTACTCCCGGTTCCCCAGGAAGTGCAACAGGAACATGAACAGGTTGATGAAGTCGAGATACAGGTTCAGCGCACCCATGATAGCGGCGCGGCCCATCATCGTCTCGTCATGGGCAACATGGTCGTACATGCTCTTGATCTTCTGGGTATCCCAGGCCGTCAGTCCTGCAAACACCAGCACGCCAATCGCCGAGATGGCGAATTGCAGCGCGCTCGACTGCAGGAAGATGTTGACCACCATGGCGATGATCAGGCCGAACAGGCCCATGATCATGAACGATCCCATGGCGGAAAGGTCCCGCTTGGTGGTGTAGCCGTACAGGCTCAGCGCACCAAAGGCGGCAGCCGTGACGAAGAAGGTCTGGGTGATCGACGTCGCTGTGAAGACGAGGAAGATCGTCGACAGCGAAATGCCGACCAGGGCGGAGTAAATCCAGAAGGTCGTCTGCGCTGCGGCAACGCTCATCTTGTTGATGCGGAAACTGAGGAAGAAGACCAGCGCCAGCGGGGCCAGCATGACAACCCATTTCAACGGGCTGGTGTATAGCGTGGCGCCAAGCGCGGTCAGCTGGCCATCGGAAACCGCCAGGTTGAACGTTCCCAGCGCGGCAATGCCCGTAACGGCCAGTGCCAGGGCCATGTAGTTGTAGACCCGCAGCATGTAGGCACGCAGGCCTTGGTCAATCTCCGCTCCGGCAGTCTGGCCCGTAACAGAGCCATTGCGCAGCGGATTGTCGCGATAGTCAGCCATCTAATAAGTCTCCTCTTGAGGTGGCTTATGGTTGATCATTTCCGGACAGGGCCGGTTTGCAAGGAATATGACCCTTCAAGGGTCGCCATTCAAGAGCATGAAGACAAATCTTTGCGGCATTGCCGTGGCGGCACCAAGCCGGGTCAAAGCCCGGTTTGTACAGGCACTGCCTACAGTTCCCGCAAGACCGGCGCCGCCTTGCGGCCCAAAATGCGCCAGGTGCCGATCAGGCCGAAACCGACCGTCATCATCAGCGCGGCAAGGACGGTGAAACCGGCCACTGCCGGATCGAACGTGTAGGAAAACTCCATGATCCTTGAAACCACGAACCAGGCTGCCGCCGATCCTGCCGCAAGGGCGAAAACAGCGGTTACCAGGCCCAAAATGGCATATTCATAGACAAAGGCACGCACCAGCCGCCCACGGGTCGCACCCAGCGTCTTCAGCACGACGGCATCGTGCACCCGTGCCCGGTTGCCCGCTGCCAGTGCACCGCCCAGCACCAAAACGGATGCAATCAGCGCCACGGCGGCGGCAGACCGGATGGCCGTTGCAAGCTGACCTATCAGCCGGTTGACCGTATCGAGCGCCTCGCGCACCCGTACCGTGGTGACAGCAGGGTATTGTGCGGCAATGGCGCGGACAATCGCCCCGTCCCGTGCATCAAGTGCAGTGCGTTCTTCAGCGTCCTGTGCGACGTTATCCTCCAGCGTCAGCGTCGCCAGATGGGCGTGCGGTGCGCCGGCGAAGGTGTTGGGCGAAAACACCATGACGAAATTGATCGCCAGGGTCTCCCATTCGACATTTCTGAGCGAGGCAATGCGGGCGGTGATGTTTCGCCCAAGCACGTTGACGGTTACCGGATCGCCCACATCAAGACCGAGTTCGCCTGCTTCCTCGGCGGAAAAGGATACAAGCGGCTCGCCATCATAGTCCTCAGGCCACCACGTGCCCTTGGACAGGGTTGAATTCTCCGGAATGTTCCTTGCATAGGTTATGCCCCGGTCGCCGCGCAGTACCCAGCCCCCTTCCGAGCCGACAGGATAGTTCTCGGTACGGATGCCCCGCAACTCGGTAATCCTGCCGCGCAGCATGGGCACCGAAAAGACCTTTCCGTCCGGGGCAAGGCCGCTCAGCAGCGTTTCAAACGCATCCTTCTCGCCATTTTGGATGTCGACAAAGAAGAAGTCCGGCGCCCTTTCCGGCAGATTGTCGCTGACCTGGCGGCGCAGATTGCCGTCAATCAGCGCCAGCGCGACCAGGAGTGCAAGCCCCAGTCCGAGCGACAGGACGACCGAGGGAGTCAGCGCGCCTGGCCGGTGGATATTGGCAACCGCCATGCGCAGCTCGGTCGAGCGGGCATGGGGCATCGACTTCGCGCCCAGCTGAATGAGCAGGGCGACCACACGCAACAACACAAAGGCAAAGGCAATCGCGCCCACAAAAACGCTGGCAATATAGCGGTTTTCGGAGGTGAGGATGGCAAGCCCCACAAGAAGGGCGACGCAGGCCGCCAGCGCAAGCAAATAGCCTGCTTTCGGCCATCCCCCAAAATCAATGCCGCCCTGCCCGCGGAAAAGATCGGTCGCCGGCACTTCGCGCGCAATGGCAAGCGGCCAGATGGCAAAGACCAGAGCGGTCAAAAAGCCATAAATGGCGCCGGCAACGAGTGGCCCCGCAGCAAGGGAAGATGATTGCGGAAGAGGCAATACGCCGGCAAGCGCCCAGCCGGCAAGCGCCGGCATCAGCGCGCCGAGCGCAAGGCCGATCAATATGCCGCCCGCCGCAATCAGCAGGATCTGCACCAGATAGACATTGAAGATGAAACCGCCGGGCGCCCCGAGCGACTTGAACGTCGCAATCACCGGCCGTTTGGCTTCCAGAAACGCGCGCACCGCATTGGCAACGCCTACCCCGCCGACGATGAGGGCCGTCAGCCCGACCAGGGTGAGGAAATCGGAAAACCGTTCGATGTTGCGCGAAAGCGCAGGCGCGGCATTTTCCCGCGAGCGCAAGCGCCATCCGGCATCGGGAAAGCGTTCTCGCGCCTGTTCGGCAAAGCGTTTCACATTGGCGGGTGAAGCGTCGTCGAAACGAACCCGCCAGGTATGGCGAACCAGCGAACCGGGTTTGACCAGATCGGCAGCCTTGAGCGCCTCCATCGACATCAAGACGCGGGGCCCGAAGCCGAAATTTTCTCCCAAGCGATCCGGCTCCGAAACGATACCATCGCTGATGGTGAATTCCGCCGCTCCCAATTTCAACTGGTCGCCGGTCTGAAGGCCCAGCCGCTCGCCCAGCAGGCCTTCCATGGCGATTGCCCTGCCGCCCAACTCCTCCGCAGTAATCGAGCCGGCCTCTCCTTCGAGGGTGCCGTATAGCGGATAGGCATCATCGACCGCCTTCAACTCGACCAGCGTCTGATCGGATCCATCCAGCTTGCGGGCCATGGTGCGCAGCGTGGTGGATTTCGTGACGGCTCCATAGCTTTCAAGGAACGCCAATTGCTGGGGATCAAGCTCGCGCTGAACCAGCGAGGCAGAGACATCTCCACCCAGAATTTTCTGGCCTTCTTCCGCGATCCCGCTGGTGATCGATCCGGCGACGGAATTGACACCGGAAATGGCCGCCACGCCAAGCGCGATACAGGTCAGGAAGACATAAAACCCCCGCAATCCGCCACGCAGCTCCCGCATTGCAAAGCGCAAGGCAAGCAGGAACCCTGCAGAACCGGCGGCAGCCTGCCCGGCATCCACAGAACCCTGATCCTGAGCGCTTTGCCCCTGAGCGGGAGCAGTGTCGGCGGTGCGGGCGTCCATCAGGCAGCTTTCCTTCCGCCGTCAGGCAGAATGCGGCCCGAGGAAACCCGTATCATGCGGTCACAGCGCTTCGCCAGATTGGCATCATGGGTTACCAGCAAAAGCGTCGCCCCGCGCTCTTTCTGCTTTGCAAACAGAAGATCGGCAATCTGGTCGCCTGTCCTGCGGTCCAGATTGCCGGTCGGTTCGTCCGCTACGATCAGGCGCGGCGAAGGTGCCAGCGCCCTGGCAATCGCAACGCGCTGCTGCTCCCCGCCGGACATCTGGCCGGGATAGTGGTGGAGCCGGCCTCCAAGACCCACTGCCTCAAGTTCAAGCGTTGCCTTTTCGAAAGCCTCCCCGTCTCCGGCAAGTTCCAGAGGCACGGCAACGTTTTCAAGCGCCGTCATGTTGGGAATGAGGTGAAAGGACTGGAAGACAATGCCGATATTGCGCCCGCGAAAGGCGGCCAGCGCATCCTCGCTCTTGCCGGAGAGATCTTCTCCCGCCACCTCAACCACGCCGCTGTCGGCTCTTTCGAGCCCGCCCAGGACCATCAGCAGCGTCGACTTGCCGGAACCCGACGGCCCGACAATGCCGGCCGATTCCCCCTGCGCCACATCAAGGTCGATTTCCTTGAGCACGTGAACCTTGGAGGCGGCATCGCCCAGGGTAAGATCGACCTTGCGCAGCCGGATGGCGGGCGCAGCAACGGTATTTGGCCGGTTGGAGAATTTGGCGGTTGTTTTCGCTGGGGCTGGATTTTTGGCCACGATAACTCCATTTGGGAGAAACGACCCCGGCACGGGATCAACATTTGCAATGCGGAATCTACATTTCCAATGTGGGATTGCTGCGCCGGTTTTCAAACCATTCGGCGAAGATCACACTTGAAGCTTCATAACAGAAAGACCGCCCGGTATGTCACGTGAACGATTGGTAATGTCATCCGCGCCCATGCGGGCGGCATTGCTGGTAGCCCTTCTGGCGCCATTCTGTCTCATGCTCGCGATGATGATGCCGCTGCCGGCAAAGGCCCAGGAACCCGTCCGCATTGTTTTTCTCGGCGACAGCCTGACGGCAGGGTTCGGCCTGGGTCCGGGTGAAGCCTATGTCGAGCGGCTTGGCGCAATGCTGAAGGAAAAGGGGCTGTCCGTTGAAATCGTCAATGCCGGGGTTTCGGGAGACACCACCGCAGGTGGCCTGTCCCGGCTCGACTGGTCGGTGTCCGATGGCACCAAAGGTGTTGTGCTGGCGCTCGGCGGCAACGACGCCCTGCGCGGCATTCCCGTCGAGGAAACCCGCAACAATCTTGCAACCGCCATTGAAACGCTGAAAGCGCGCGGCATCGCCGTTCTGCTTGCCGGAATGCTGAGCCCGCCCAGCATGGGCGAAGACTATGAAAAGGCCTTCAACGCCATCTATGGCGACCTGGCGCAGCAATACGATGTCGCCTTCCATCCGTTTCTTCTCGACGGCGTTGCCGCCGAGGCAGCCCTCAATCAGGACGACGGCATCCACCCCAATGCGCAGGGCATGCAGGTCATTGCCAAACGCCTGCTGCCGGCGGTCGAAGCCTTTGTGCGCAATCTTCAATAAAACACCGGTGAGTGTCTGTCTTGCGGATTGGTGATTTGCCGTCACCGTATTTTCATTTGGAGCAGGGCAGAAAACGTGATTCCATGAAGCGGCGATTCGCGGCCTGCCGCCTCGTGCGGCCTGACGTCAAAATGCCGGCCCTTCGGGAGTGCCGTGTGAGTTGCAGGCGGGGAGTATTGTCATGCCCAGACTGTTTGCCGCGCTGCGCCTGCCACCTTCCATTGCCATGCAATTATCGCTCCTGCGCGGCGGCCTTAACGGTGCACGCTGGATCGACACGGAGAACTTTCACATCACCCTGGCCTTTTTCGGCGATATCGACCGCCACATCGCAAACGACCTGGCGTTGGCGCTCGGCGGCATAGACCGCCACGCTTTCGACCTTCGCATCGATCGGCTTGACGCCTTCGGCAATGGCAAGCCACGGGCGCTGTATGCCCGCATCGAGCCGGTAGCGGCGCTGATGGAACTGCAGTCGGAAATCGAACGCCTTGCCAAACGCCATGGCGTGCCACCCGACCGGCGCAAGTTTCTGCCCCATGTGACACTTGCAAGGCTCAAGGGGACGGCGCCCCATGAAGTGGCCCACTTCATCCATTCGCGCGGCGGCTATACCTCACCTTCCTTTGCCGTTGACCGTTTCGACCTGCTCTCATCGAAGGCCTCTATTGGCGGCGGACCCTATATCACCGAAGAACACTACCCCCTCAATGACGTTTCCGGCGGCGCGGACGCGCCAGGCCAAAACGGCGCATATGGCTATACCGGGGCGGTCATGGGATATTCCGCCGGATCGCGCTAGGCTGAATCTTCCTCTTCCAGCGTCTCCAGGGAATGGCGCTGGATCAGCGGATATTGAAACAGCATGAAGACAATGGTCATGGGCATGGTCGCCCAGACCTTGAAATTGACCCAGAAATCGCTGGAAAAATTGCGCCACACCACTTCATTGGCAAGCGCCAGAAAGAAGAAGAAGCAGGCCCAGCGGAAGGTCAGCTTCGTCCAGCCCTCGTCATCGAGCTGAAACGGCCCCTCGAACAGCAGTTTCAGCAGCGGTTTGCCGAAGACATACAGGCCGATGAACAGCGCGCTGCCAAACAGGATGTTGACGATGGTCGGCTTCATCTTGATGAAGGTTTCATCCTGAAGATACAGTGTCAGCCCGCCGAAGATGAACACCATGACGGCAGTGATCAGCGGCATGACGGCCAGACGCCGTTCCCATATCCATGTCAGGGTCAGGGAGATTGCCATGGCAACCATGAAAGCTGCCGTGCCGACGAAAATCTTGCCGCCCAGTGCCTTGAGCGCGGGAAAGGCTGCGGCCAGTTCCTCGCCATAGGTATTGGCGAGAAAGAACACCACCAGCGGCCCCATTTC from Salaquimonas pukyongi harbors:
- a CDS encoding DUF1223 domain-containing protein is translated as MQGNDRTDGPRPMAGRLAAMTLAAVLTAVSGANALAVEFITPKAVVELFTSQGCSSCPPADAALGEFNAGKEILGLAMHVDYWDRLGWKDTFASPENTERQWRYAGALGERQVYTPQAIVNGRAHFVGSRKGNIVQAAEQFSDTGKGLTVPIDLTTDGNVISVSIAPSPEARDATLYAIYYNSEGEVHIEHGENAGKTITYSNIVRKMEMLGMAGSGGMELQFSIPDIRQKGFTDCALILQTKTADGLPGPIIGASVISGI
- a CDS encoding DUF2794 domain-containing protein yields the protein MSDNPDLRGTRPGRAGFHSPEGGASTENIIRIDRSTTTSNTASGKMRQGQPAIVSFDRRELDQILRIYGFKVADGEWKDYSIDMLKDRAVFSVYRRAHDMPLHCIEKVPKLAAKQGAYVVTGADGRILKRGHELATVLKVLEKKRPKLSVV
- a CDS encoding permease, translating into MTEITGQTPPSAKALLEPLRTPWTLTILVPLLVAVFDPETTGSFTQFALKAFAGTLPFILFAVATIAYLKASGAETLIANAFKGRETRMIVLASLFGGLAPFCSCEVIPFIAGLLALGAPLSAVMAFWLSSPLIDPPTLLITAAALGWPFAIGKAVAAVGVGLAGGFIIKLVMARGGFSEPLREYRRKGCGCGPDPFSGAPAWRFWQEERRVGTFRAEFMDNLLFLVKWLALAYVLESLLVHYVPASLIAGIVGGEGVVPIAIAALVGMPAYLNSYVAPPLLAGLIEQGMSAGAAMAFMVAGAISSIPAMAAVWSLVRARVFAVYLGLGIGGAILSGLLFQAAV
- a CDS encoding ArsR/SmtB family transcription factor, yielding MTPDNASEGFTAMGSTARLEVLRALVKAGHGGRPVSEIQTTLGIPASTLTHHLKVLADARLIVQEKAGRSIISRANYDQLEALAAFILSECCSEEGNRND
- a CDS encoding GNAT family N-acetyltransferase, translating into MSFLIRPAEEKDFDAVTAIYGEAVAHGTASFELTVPGRDDLIARHDALVCQGYPYLVLEADGAVQGYAYAGPYRARPAYRFVVENSIYLDARARGKGYGKTLLMELVSICEKAGFRQMIAVIGDSANSGSVAVHAACGFRMVGTLKDVGWKHGQWLDTVLMQLPLGAGGAMPPDAESLPGRMETITKTA
- a CDS encoding Bax inhibitor-1/YccA family protein → MADYRDNPLRNGSVTGQTAGAEIDQGLRAYMLRVYNYMALALAVTGIAALGTFNLAVSDGQLTALGATLYTSPLKWVVMLAPLALVFFLSFRINKMSVAAAQTTFWIYSALVGISLSTIFLVFTATSITQTFFVTAAAFGALSLYGYTTKRDLSAMGSFMIMGLFGLIIAMVVNIFLQSSALQFAISAIGVLVFAGLTAWDTQKIKSMYDHVAHDETMMGRAAIMGALNLYLDFINLFMFLLHFLGNRE
- a CDS encoding ABC transporter permease, coding for MRELRGGLRGFYVFLTCIALGVAAISGVNSVAGSITSGIAEEGQKILGGDVSASLVQRELDPQQLAFLESYGAVTKSTTLRTMARKLDGSDQTLVELKAVDDAYPLYGTLEGEAGSITAEELGGRAIAMEGLLGERLGLQTGDQLKLGAAEFTISDGIVSEPDRLGENFGFGPRVLMSMEALKAADLVKPGSLVRHTWRVRFDDASPANVKRFAEQARERFPDAGWRLRSRENAAPALSRNIERFSDFLTLVGLTALIVGGVGVANAVRAFLEAKRPVIATFKSLGAPGGFIFNVYLVQILLIAAGGILIGLALGALMPALAGWALAGVLPLPQSSSLAAGPLVAGAIYGFLTALVFAIWPLAIAREVPATDLFRGQGGIDFGGWPKAGYLLALAACVALLVGLAILTSENRYIASVFVGAIAFAFVLLRVVALLIQLGAKSMPHARSTELRMAVANIHRPGALTPSVVLSLGLGLALLVALALIDGNLRRQVSDNLPERAPDFFFVDIQNGEKDAFETLLSGLAPDGKVFSVPMLRGRITELRGIRTENYPVGSEGGWVLRGDRGITYARNIPENSTLSKGTWWPEDYDGEPLVSFSAEEAGELGLDVGDPVTVNVLGRNITARIASLRNVEWETLAINFVMVFSPNTFAGAPHAHLATLTLEDNVAQDAEERTALDARDGAIVRAIAAQYPAVTTVRVREALDTVNRLIGQLATAIRSAAAVALIASVLVLGGALAAGNRARVHDAVVLKTLGATRGRLVRAFVYEYAILGLVTAVFALAAGSAAAWFVVSRIMEFSYTFDPAVAGFTVLAALMMTVGFGLIGTWRILGRKAAPVLREL
- a CDS encoding ABC transporter ATP-binding protein, with the translated sequence MRLRKVDLTLGDAASKVHVLKEIDLDVAQGESAGIVGPSGSGKSTLLMVLGGLERADSGVVEVAGEDLSGKSEDALAAFRGRNIGIVFQSFHLIPNMTALENVAVPLELAGDGEAFEKATLELEAVGLGGRLHHYPGQMSGGEQQRVAIARALAPSPRLIVADEPTGNLDRRTGDQIADLLFAKQKERGATLLLVTHDANLAKRCDRMIRVSSGRILPDGGRKAA
- a CDS encoding arylesterase — its product is MSSAPMRAALLVALLAPFCLMLAMMMPLPAKAQEPVRIVFLGDSLTAGFGLGPGEAYVERLGAMLKEKGLSVEIVNAGVSGDTTAGGLSRLDWSVSDGTKGVVLALGGNDALRGIPVEETRNNLATAIETLKARGIAVLLAGMLSPPSMGEDYEKAFNAIYGDLAQQYDVAFHPFLLDGVAAEAALNQDDGIHPNAQGMQVIAKRLLPAVEAFVRNLQ
- the thpR gene encoding RNA 2',3'-cyclic phosphodiesterase, whose product is MPRLFAALRLPPSIAMQLSLLRGGLNGARWIDTENFHITLAFFGDIDRHIANDLALALGGIDRHAFDLRIDRLDAFGNGKPRALYARIEPVAALMELQSEIERLAKRHGVPPDRRKFLPHVTLARLKGTAPHEVAHFIHSRGGYTSPSFAVDRFDLLSSKASIGGGPYITEEHYPLNDVSGGADAPGQNGAYGYTGAVMGYSAGSR
- a CDS encoding septation protein A, with protein sequence MGTKWMADEKRKLSQGTKLALEMGPLVVFFLANTYGEELAAAFPALKALGGKIFVGTAAFMVAMAISLTLTWIWERRLAVMPLITAVMVFIFGGLTLYLQDETFIKMKPTIVNILFGSALFIGLYVFGKPLLKLLFEGPFQLDDEGWTKLTFRWACFFFFLALANEVVWRNFSSDFWVNFKVWATMPMTIVFMLFQYPLIQRHSLETLEEEDSA